One Kribbella sp. NBC_00662 genomic region harbors:
- a CDS encoding TetR/AcrR family transcriptional regulator, whose amino-acid sequence MSPRADAVRNRARILTAAREAFARDGVDVPLDAIAEQAGVGAGTVHRHFPTKEALVGAVIADRLDQLADRAAQLGDDDGFFAYLGELVDSGRDNLALSAALDGSLGVDGAASAERLSDAFQTLLVAAQRSGLVRRDVTAADVHAILAGVLATESRLPPDRRGLGLEVAIAGLRASRPSR is encoded by the coding sequence GTGAGCCCACGTGCCGACGCGGTCCGCAACCGCGCCCGCATCCTCACTGCGGCCCGGGAGGCATTCGCGCGAGACGGTGTGGACGTCCCGCTCGATGCGATCGCCGAGCAGGCCGGTGTCGGCGCCGGTACCGTCCACCGGCACTTCCCGACCAAGGAGGCGCTCGTCGGCGCGGTGATCGCGGACCGGCTCGACCAGTTGGCCGATCGTGCGGCCCAGCTCGGCGACGACGACGGATTCTTCGCGTACCTCGGCGAGTTGGTCGACTCCGGCCGGGACAACCTCGCGCTGTCCGCTGCCCTCGACGGCAGCCTGGGCGTCGACGGCGCCGCGTCGGCCGAACGGCTGTCCGACGCCTTCCAGACCCTCTTGGTCGCGGCTCAGCGCTCCGGACTGGTACGGCGTGACGTCACCGCTGCTGACGTCCACGCGATCCTCGCCGGCGTACTCGCCACCGAGAGCCGCCTCCCTCCGGACCGGCGTGGTCTCGGCCTGGAGGTGGCGATCGCGGGTCTCCGGGCTAGCCGACCTTCACGCTGA
- a CDS encoding NAD(P)H-binding protein: MTYAVTGGHGEFGAAVVAQLQSLTDETVVATVRDPAKTAAAGVDYRPGDFDDPATLRASLADVDTVLVNATFFGADPSRRRTRVRAAIDAATAAGVRRIVLTSWPDLERSTMPTVQDYRELEADVKAAGPTWTILRMAVGLADAVARDVVWGRQKGELVAPAKGASITPAATVDLAAGAAAALVSRSLDGAVVELTGPDAIGWDELAAIAGVPFRAVSDDEFVAWVMENFGLPEAVAQQLAALYADFRSPWAGTPTSTLAELLGRPATSGVAAVRDRVDRFPG, encoded by the coding sequence ATGACCTACGCAGTCACCGGCGGCCACGGCGAGTTCGGCGCGGCCGTCGTCGCGCAACTGCAGTCCCTGACCGACGAGACCGTCGTCGCAACAGTGCGCGATCCAGCGAAGACAGCAGCAGCCGGCGTTGACTACCGCCCTGGCGACTTCGATGATCCAGCGACACTGCGAGCATCACTCGCCGACGTCGACACAGTGCTCGTCAACGCCACGTTCTTCGGCGCCGACCCGTCCCGGCGCCGGACCCGCGTCCGGGCCGCGATCGATGCGGCGACTGCAGCCGGAGTACGACGGATCGTCCTCACGAGCTGGCCAGATCTGGAGCGGTCGACGATGCCGACAGTCCAGGACTACCGCGAGCTCGAAGCGGACGTGAAAGCAGCCGGACCTACCTGGACAATCCTGCGGATGGCTGTCGGCCTGGCCGATGCCGTCGCCCGCGACGTGGTCTGGGGTCGACAGAAAGGCGAACTCGTCGCTCCGGCGAAGGGCGCGTCGATCACTCCGGCGGCGACCGTCGACCTTGCCGCCGGAGCGGCTGCTGCGTTGGTGAGCAGGAGCTTGGACGGAGCCGTGGTGGAGCTGACGGGGCCGGATGCGATCGGGTGGGACGAGCTGGCCGCCATCGCCGGCGTACCGTTCCGTGCGGTCAGCGACGACGAGTTCGTCGCTTGGGTCATGGAGAACTTCGGCCTGCCGGAGGCGGTGGCCCAGCAACTGGCCGCGCTCTACGCGGATTTCCGCAGCCCTTGGGCCGGTACGCCGACATCGACGCTCGCCGAGTTGCTCGGCCGTCCGGCTACGTCAGGCGTGGCCGCCGTACGGGATCGAGTGGATCGCTTTCCGGGCTGA
- a CDS encoding gamma-aminobutyraldehyde dehydrogenase, whose protein sequence is MDTITNIVDGKPTSALSGAAYDVIEPATGATYARAPLSGPEDVDQAMTAAARAFESWRDTTPAERQLALLRIADAMERRSDEFVAVESRNTGKPLAVTVTDEIPPCVDQLRFFAGAARLLEGRSAGEYMAGHTSWVRREPIGVVGQVTPWNYPLMMAVWKIAPALAAGNTVVLKPSDTTPMSTVLLAEVAQEFLPPGVLNVVCGDRSTGRALVDHDVPQLVAITGSVRAGMEVASSAARKLKRTHLELGGKAPVVVFDDADLEKAAEAIAAAGYFNAGQDCTAATRVLAGPRIHDDFVDALTAQANHTRTGAPDDEQATYGALNSEAQLHRVDGFVRHLPDHASVRTGGAIVGERGYFYAPTVVSGLQQNDDAIQQEIFGPVITVQRFSDEDEALRWANGVDYGLASSVFTRDHARAMRMSRRLDFGCVWINTHIPIVAEMPHGGFKHSGYGKDLSMYGLEDYTRIKHVMSNIED, encoded by the coding sequence ATGGACACCATCACCAACATCGTGGACGGCAAGCCGACGAGTGCGCTCAGCGGCGCGGCGTACGACGTGATCGAGCCGGCCACTGGTGCGACGTACGCGAGAGCGCCGTTGTCGGGCCCTGAGGACGTCGACCAGGCGATGACGGCGGCGGCGCGGGCGTTCGAGAGCTGGCGGGACACGACACCGGCCGAGCGACAGCTCGCGTTGCTGCGGATCGCGGACGCGATGGAGCGGCGCTCGGACGAGTTCGTCGCGGTGGAGAGCCGGAACACGGGCAAGCCGCTGGCGGTGACGGTGACCGATGAGATCCCGCCGTGTGTCGACCAGTTGCGGTTCTTCGCCGGCGCAGCGCGGTTGCTCGAGGGACGGTCGGCGGGTGAATACATGGCCGGGCACACGTCGTGGGTACGGCGGGAGCCGATCGGCGTCGTCGGGCAGGTCACGCCCTGGAACTACCCGCTGATGATGGCGGTCTGGAAGATCGCGCCGGCGCTCGCGGCCGGGAACACCGTCGTACTCAAGCCGAGCGACACGACGCCGATGTCGACCGTGCTGCTGGCCGAGGTGGCGCAGGAGTTCCTGCCGCCCGGCGTCCTGAACGTGGTGTGCGGCGATCGCAGCACCGGGCGGGCGCTGGTCGATCACGACGTACCGCAGCTGGTCGCGATCACCGGATCGGTGCGGGCCGGGATGGAGGTCGCATCATCGGCGGCGCGGAAGCTGAAGCGGACCCATCTCGAGCTCGGCGGCAAGGCTCCGGTCGTGGTCTTCGACGACGCGGACCTGGAGAAGGCAGCAGAGGCGATTGCGGCCGCCGGGTACTTCAACGCCGGTCAGGACTGTACGGCGGCGACCCGGGTGCTGGCCGGTCCGCGGATCCATGACGACTTCGTCGACGCGCTGACCGCGCAGGCCAACCACACCCGTACCGGTGCGCCGGACGACGAGCAGGCGACCTACGGAGCATTGAACAGCGAGGCGCAATTGCACCGGGTCGACGGATTCGTCCGCCATCTGCCCGACCATGCCAGCGTCCGCACCGGCGGCGCCATCGTCGGCGAGCGCGGCTACTTCTACGCGCCGACCGTCGTGTCGGGTCTGCAGCAGAACGACGACGCGATCCAGCAGGAGATCTTCGGTCCCGTCATCACGGTCCAGCGCTTCTCCGACGAAGACGAGGCGTTGCGCTGGGCGAACGGCGTCGACTACGGCCTCGCGTCGTCCGTGTTCACCCGCGACCACGCCCGCGCGATGCGGATGAGCCGCCGTCTCGACTTCGGCTGTGTCTGGATCAACACCCACATCCCGATCGTCGCCGAGATGCCGCACGGCGGCTTCAAACACTCCGGCTACGGCAAGGACCTGTCCATGTACGGCCTCGAGGACTACACCCGTATCAAGCACGTGATGTCGAACATCGAGGACTAG
- a CDS encoding TetR/AcrR family transcriptional regulator: METPKRRRSNTRARLLEGALEVFAERGFHGASVEDICERAGFTRGAFYSNFASKDELVLALFQATTDRLLEQIEALLPELANQPGTLLDAVLGLLDETAPDQRQWHLISTEFTLHALRDPEAARALNKQRAMFRDRLTKLVEQITATGGLTLTVPAEQFVRLVIAVHEGARSQSLLEPRKLPPGELEHTFLPMVLDAVTRRT; this comes from the coding sequence ATGGAAACGCCCAAGCGCCGCCGCTCCAACACCCGGGCCCGCCTGCTCGAAGGTGCGTTGGAGGTGTTCGCCGAGCGCGGGTTCCACGGCGCCTCGGTCGAAGACATCTGCGAACGCGCCGGCTTCACCCGCGGCGCCTTCTACTCGAACTTCGCGTCCAAGGACGAGTTGGTCCTCGCGCTCTTCCAGGCCACGACCGACCGGCTCCTCGAGCAGATCGAGGCACTGCTGCCCGAGCTGGCGAATCAGCCCGGCACGCTGCTCGACGCCGTTCTGGGGCTGCTCGACGAGACAGCGCCTGATCAGCGGCAGTGGCATCTGATCTCCACCGAGTTCACGCTGCACGCGCTCCGCGACCCGGAGGCGGCGCGGGCGCTCAACAAACAGCGAGCGATGTTCCGCGACAGGCTGACCAAGCTGGTCGAGCAGATCACCGCGACGGGCGGACTGACCCTGACCGTGCCCGCGGAGCAGTTCGTCCGCCTCGTCATCGCCGTACACGAAGGCGCCCGCTCGCAGAGCCTGCTCGAGCCCCGCAAACTCCCACCGGGCGAGCTCGAGCACACCTTCCTGCCGATGGTCCTCGACGCCGTGACCAGGCGGACCTGA
- a CDS encoding amidohydrolase — translation MDLLFVNGAVFDGTSYRPGTNVGVRDGRIVAAGERTSTTEVVDLDGGLLLPGFVDAHVHPVQGGLERGRCDLAPLHGLPAYQEIIQRYVEQHPDLPWILGGGWHQPDFPGGAPRAADLDAVTGDRPAFLVNADHHGAWVNSKALALAGIDRSTPDPPDGRIERGPDGVPTGTLHEGAMDLVGRHVPPTTHAELVAALEDAQAYLHSLGITGWQDAILGDYANMPDATDAYLEVARAGRLTARVNGALWWQRDRGAEQIPDLVGRRSAADHPRFRAGTVKIMQDGVAENFTAGMLEPYFDGCGCRTANTGLSFVDPIELCDNITRLDAAGFQVHVHAIGDRAVREALDAFEHARRQNGDADRRHHLAHLQVVHPDDIARFAQLNVTANMQALWAMYDQQMVDLTLPYLGPERAKTQYPFGALARSGARLAAGSDWPVSSPDPLAAIHVAVNRRDDSTAEQFFPEQALDLATAFTAYTRGSAWVNHADDTGRIEAGALADLVVLDRDPFKTPPDEIAAARVRETYVQGERVYASTR, via the coding sequence GTGGACCTCCTGTTCGTGAACGGCGCGGTCTTCGACGGGACGTCGTACCGGCCGGGGACGAATGTCGGGGTCCGTGACGGCCGGATCGTCGCGGCCGGGGAGCGCACGAGCACGACCGAGGTCGTCGACCTCGACGGCGGCCTGCTGCTCCCCGGGTTCGTCGACGCGCACGTGCATCCGGTGCAGGGCGGCCTCGAACGCGGTCGGTGCGATCTCGCTCCGCTGCACGGCCTCCCGGCGTACCAGGAGATCATCCAGCGGTACGTCGAGCAGCACCCGGACCTTCCGTGGATACTCGGCGGCGGCTGGCACCAGCCCGACTTCCCCGGCGGCGCACCGCGGGCGGCCGACCTCGATGCGGTCACCGGCGACCGCCCAGCCTTCCTGGTGAACGCCGACCACCACGGCGCCTGGGTCAACTCGAAAGCGCTGGCACTCGCCGGCATCGACCGGAGTACGCCGGACCCGCCCGACGGCCGGATCGAACGCGGCCCCGACGGCGTACCGACCGGCACCCTGCACGAGGGCGCGATGGACCTCGTCGGCCGGCATGTCCCGCCGACCACCCACGCCGAGCTCGTCGCGGCGCTCGAAGACGCGCAGGCGTACCTGCACTCGCTCGGCATCACCGGCTGGCAGGACGCGATCCTCGGCGACTACGCCAACATGCCCGACGCGACCGACGCCTACCTCGAGGTCGCTCGCGCCGGCCGCCTGACCGCCCGCGTCAACGGTGCGCTGTGGTGGCAGCGCGATCGCGGCGCCGAACAGATCCCGGACCTGGTCGGACGGCGAAGCGCGGCGGACCACCCGAGGTTCCGCGCGGGCACCGTGAAGATCATGCAGGACGGCGTCGCGGAGAACTTCACTGCAGGGATGCTCGAGCCGTACTTCGACGGCTGCGGCTGCCGCACCGCGAATACCGGCCTGTCCTTCGTCGACCCGATCGAGCTGTGCGACAACATCACCCGACTCGACGCGGCCGGGTTCCAGGTCCACGTCCACGCGATCGGCGACCGCGCGGTCCGTGAAGCCCTCGACGCGTTCGAACACGCCCGACGGCAGAACGGCGACGCCGACCGCCGCCACCACCTTGCACACTTGCAGGTGGTCCATCCTGACGACATCGCCCGCTTCGCGCAGCTGAACGTGACCGCGAACATGCAGGCGCTGTGGGCGATGTACGACCAGCAGATGGTCGACCTCACCCTGCCGTACCTCGGCCCCGAGCGCGCCAAAACGCAGTACCCGTTCGGCGCGCTGGCCAGGTCGGGTGCACGCCTCGCGGCCGGGTCGGACTGGCCGGTGTCGAGCCCGGATCCGCTCGCCGCGATCCATGTCGCGGTGAACCGGCGCGACGACTCCACGGCCGAGCAGTTCTTTCCCGAACAGGCGCTCGACCTCGCGACCGCGTTCACGGCGTACACGAGAGGTAGCGCGTGGGTGAACCACGCCGACGACACCGGCCGGATCGAGGCGGGCGCGCTCGCGGACCTCGTGGTTCTCGACCGCGATCCGTTCAAAACGCCGCCTGACGAGATCGCAGCCGCGCGGGTTCGGGAGACGTACGTGCAAGGCGAGCGGGTCTACGCATCGACCAGATAG
- a CDS encoding YhgE/Pip family protein: protein MTALRMALSELRRLTAGRLPKLAVVALLLVPVLYGGLYLYANHDPYGRLDKIPTAVVVEDAGTTLATGEKLNVGPEVAGELVKSKSFDWHEVDRADATAGVSDGKYEFALVLPKSFSSDLASSADFTPRQAQLELLTNDANNYIAHTIANQVVAQVTKTVASQVSETAASQLLAGYNTIHKQVGSAAAGAAQLENGLASAAAGVGKLQTGAAQLNTAQKQLSAGATQLATGTAQASQGATSLAAGASKLDNGLGTLKRKTATLPKQTKSLAAGADQVADGNEKIAGAGKQVAGASSALVKDLSTFDTQLAARLKAQGFSQHQIREVLLETAKLRAPVVQANTKIQSTSKQLNQLAVGARKVSNGAAALADATPALTNGISAAADGADQLDRGAGQLKTGLGSLQTGAQQLAAGEKQAVVGQGQLLTGVNGLATGVGQLKTGATQLNAGLAKGVKQIPNPSAEQRKAVAETLGAPVTLQNVSQATADSYGAGLAPFFLSLACWIGAYVLFLLVRPLSPRALAALQSPFRVALGGWLPPALFGAIQATLVFVAVVLGLGIHAAHPWLTVGFLILTSFTFVAILHALSAWFGAVGKFLGLVLMVVQLVSAGGTFPWQTIPQPLYFFHHALPMSYAIDGVRHLMYGGPGTSLGRDLLALGAWFAVALAASTLAARKQRVWPAKKLQPELVL from the coding sequence GTGACGGCGCTGCGGATGGCTCTGAGCGAGCTACGTCGTCTGACGGCCGGGCGGTTGCCCAAGCTGGCTGTGGTCGCGCTGCTGCTGGTGCCGGTGCTGTACGGCGGGCTGTACCTGTACGCGAACCACGATCCGTATGGCCGGCTCGACAAGATCCCGACCGCGGTTGTCGTCGAGGACGCCGGTACGACGCTGGCCACCGGCGAGAAGCTGAACGTCGGACCGGAGGTCGCTGGGGAGCTGGTGAAGTCGAAGAGCTTCGACTGGCACGAGGTCGACCGTGCGGACGCGACGGCTGGGGTATCGGACGGGAAGTACGAGTTCGCGCTGGTGCTGCCGAAGTCGTTCTCGTCCGATCTGGCCTCGAGTGCGGACTTCACGCCGCGGCAGGCGCAGCTCGAGCTGCTGACCAACGATGCCAACAACTACATCGCGCACACGATCGCCAACCAGGTCGTGGCGCAGGTGACGAAGACTGTTGCGTCGCAGGTGAGTGAGACGGCGGCGTCGCAGCTGCTCGCCGGGTACAACACCATCCACAAGCAGGTGGGTTCGGCGGCTGCTGGTGCGGCGCAGCTGGAGAACGGCCTGGCGTCGGCGGCGGCCGGGGTCGGGAAGCTGCAGACCGGCGCTGCGCAGCTCAACACTGCGCAGAAGCAGCTGTCTGCTGGTGCAACGCAGCTGGCGACCGGTACTGCGCAGGCGTCGCAGGGTGCGACGTCACTGGCTGCGGGCGCGTCCAAGCTGGACAACGGTCTGGGTACGTTGAAGCGGAAGACGGCGACGTTGCCGAAGCAGACGAAGTCGTTGGCCGCCGGTGCGGATCAAGTTGCCGACGGCAACGAGAAGATCGCTGGTGCCGGGAAGCAGGTCGCTGGTGCTTCGAGCGCGTTGGTGAAGGATCTGTCGACGTTCGACACCCAGCTCGCGGCACGGTTGAAGGCGCAGGGGTTCAGTCAGCATCAGATCCGCGAGGTGCTGCTCGAGACCGCGAAGCTGCGCGCGCCCGTCGTACAGGCGAACACGAAGATCCAGTCGACGTCGAAGCAACTCAACCAGCTCGCTGTCGGTGCGCGAAAAGTGTCGAACGGCGCTGCTGCGTTGGCGGATGCGACGCCGGCGCTGACGAACGGGATCAGCGCAGCGGCTGATGGCGCGGATCAGCTCGATCGTGGAGCTGGTCAGCTGAAGACTGGTTTGGGCAGTCTGCAGACTGGTGCGCAGCAGCTCGCCGCCGGGGAGAAGCAGGCTGTTGTGGGGCAGGGGCAGTTGCTGACCGGTGTGAACGGTCTGGCCACCGGAGTGGGGCAGCTGAAGACCGGTGCGACGCAGCTGAACGCTGGGCTGGCTAAAGGCGTGAAGCAGATCCCCAACCCGTCCGCCGAACAGCGCAAGGCTGTTGCCGAGACGCTTGGAGCGCCGGTCACGTTGCAGAACGTCTCGCAGGCGACGGCCGACAGCTACGGCGCTGGTCTGGCGCCCTTCTTCCTTAGCCTGGCGTGCTGGATCGGTGCCTACGTGTTGTTCCTGCTCGTCCGGCCGCTGTCACCGCGTGCGCTCGCTGCACTGCAGTCGCCGTTCCGCGTTGCTCTTGGTGGTTGGTTGCCTCCGGCCCTCTTCGGCGCGATCCAGGCGACGCTGGTGTTTGTCGCAGTCGTACTCGGCCTCGGCATCCACGCTGCGCATCCGTGGTTGACGGTCGGGTTCCTGATCCTGACGTCGTTCACGTTCGTCGCGATCCTGCACGCGCTGTCGGCCTGGTTCGGTGCTGTGGGCAAGTTCCTTGGTCTGGTGCTGATGGTTGTCCAACTGGTGAGCGCCGGTGGCACGTTCCCGTGGCAGACCATCCCGCAGCCGTTGTACTTCTTCCACCACGCGCTCCCGATGAGCTACGCGATCGACGGCGTACGCCACCTCATGTACGGCGGCCCCGGCACGTCCCTCGGCCGGGACCTGCTCGCCCTGGGCGCCTGGTTTGCCGTGGCCCTGGCCGCGTCGACACTGGCCGCCCGCAAGCAACGCGTCTGGCCGGCCAAGAAACTCCAACCGGAACTGGTGCTCTAG
- a CDS encoding N-acetylmannosamine-6-phosphate 2-epimerase, translating to MRTLARGSLVVSCQAGPENPIHGPAAMALMAQAAEAGGAGAIRANGPDDIAAIRAVTDLPIVGLHKLGDPAGVFITPTYESAAGVVAAGADLVALDATLRPRPERLDEQIARIHDELGVPVMADVDSLDAGLAARDAGADFVATTLSGYTNGRTPTGPDIELVRQLAARLDCPIIAEGRIWTPDDVRAVREAGAYAVVVGTAITSPRDITARLVGALAVR from the coding sequence ATGAGAACCCTCGCCCGTGGCAGCCTCGTCGTTTCCTGCCAGGCGGGCCCCGAGAACCCGATCCACGGTCCGGCCGCGATGGCGTTGATGGCGCAAGCCGCGGAGGCAGGCGGAGCCGGCGCGATCCGGGCCAACGGGCCGGACGACATCGCCGCGATCCGCGCGGTCACCGACCTGCCGATCGTCGGGTTGCACAAGCTCGGCGATCCGGCCGGCGTCTTCATCACCCCGACGTACGAGTCCGCAGCTGGTGTCGTCGCTGCGGGTGCCGACCTGGTCGCGCTCGACGCGACCCTCCGACCGCGGCCTGAGCGCTTGGACGAACAGATCGCGAGGATCCACGACGAGCTCGGCGTACCCGTGATGGCCGACGTGGACAGCCTCGACGCCGGCCTCGCGGCCCGGGATGCGGGTGCCGATTTTGTCGCCACGACGCTGTCCGGGTACACCAACGGCCGGACACCGACCGGACCTGACATCGAGCTGGTCCGGCAACTCGCGGCGCGGCTGGACTGCCCGATCATCGCCGAAGGCCGGATCTGGACGCCCGACGATGTCCGGGCCGTCCGGGAGGCCGGCGCCTACGCCGTTGTGGTCGGCACCGCGATCACCAGCCCGAGGGACATCACAGCCCGCCTGGTCGGCGCCCTTGCGGTCCGATAG
- a CDS encoding N-acetylglucosamine kinase, which translates to MTRIAIDGGQSALRLRVLPSGRTGEGPGYTHGPDALHRMLDAIRTAASAAEVTGPVELVALGLTGYPPASAEAFAADVSELLDADEVRLTQDMVTAHAGALPEGYGVVVAAGTGLVCLAVDRDGTWRKLDGHGYLFGDAGSAFAIGRAGLVAVQRARDGRGPVTKLADTALDPVTLYRSSTLVDDVARFAPEVLRCAAEGDPVAHDLVVRAAGDIAETIEAAVAQLAGEGPVPVACVGGLFAGAGEQLLTPVRDALPPRARLTPAAGNSLDGAERLATGPTGTYGDLIVTHRR; encoded by the coding sequence ATGACCCGCATTGCCATCGACGGCGGTCAGTCCGCCCTCCGACTCCGCGTTCTTCCGTCCGGCCGCACCGGTGAGGGACCTGGTTACACGCACGGACCGGACGCTCTGCACCGGATGCTCGATGCGATCCGGACCGCCGCGAGCGCTGCCGAGGTCACGGGTCCGGTCGAGCTGGTCGCTCTCGGTCTCACCGGATACCCGCCGGCATCCGCGGAAGCGTTCGCTGCCGACGTCAGCGAGTTGCTGGATGCCGACGAGGTCCGGCTGACACAGGACATGGTCACCGCACACGCCGGCGCGTTGCCCGAGGGGTACGGCGTGGTGGTTGCCGCCGGCACCGGCCTGGTCTGTCTCGCGGTCGACCGCGACGGGACCTGGCGCAAGCTCGACGGACACGGGTACCTGTTCGGGGACGCCGGCAGCGCGTTCGCGATCGGTCGCGCGGGTCTGGTCGCCGTACAGCGCGCACGCGACGGGCGCGGGCCGGTCACCAAGCTCGCGGACACCGCGCTCGATCCGGTCACGCTGTACCGCTCCTCGACGCTGGTCGACGACGTCGCCCGGTTCGCTCCCGAAGTACTGCGGTGTGCGGCCGAGGGCGATCCGGTCGCGCACGATCTCGTCGTACGCGCAGCCGGGGACATCGCCGAGACGATCGAGGCCGCGGTCGCTCAGTTGGCCGGTGAAGGGCCTGTTCCGGTGGCGTGTGTCGGCGGTCTGTTCGCGGGTGCGGGCGAGCAGCTGCTGACGCCGGTCCGCGACGCGCTCCCGCCGCGCGCACGGCTTACGCCCGCGGCCGGCAACTCGCTCGACGGCGCCGAACGCCTTGCCACCGGACCCACCGGCACATACGGCGACCTGATCGTGACGCACCGCCGATGA
- a CDS encoding aspartate aminotransferase family protein, whose product MPSETDFAHLQQSARDHLWMHFTRLSSYQTGEVPVIVRGDGVYIYDAHGKRYLDGLAGLFVNQLGHGRTELAEAAAKQASELAFFPLWSYAHPKSIELAERVASYAPGDLNRVFFTSGGGEAVESAWKLAKQYFKLTGKPGKHKVISRAIAYHGTTQGALSITGLPELKEPFEPLVPSTFRVPNTNIYRAPIHGDDPVAFGRWAADQIAVAIENEGASTVAAVFLEPVQNAGGCFPPPPGYFERVREICDEYDVLLVSDEVICAFGRLGYMFGAERFGYQPDIITCAKGITSGYSPLGAMIATDRLIEPFLHGDTTFAHGYTFGGHPVSAAVAVANLDIFEREGINEHVRSREGDFRATLEKLLDLPMVGDVRGAGYFYGIELVKDKTTKETFNDEESERLLRGFLSKALFDAGLYCRADDRGDPVIQLSPPLICDQPHFDEIESILRSVLKEAESQL is encoded by the coding sequence ATGCCGTCCGAAACCGACTTCGCCCACCTGCAGCAGTCGGCGCGCGACCACCTGTGGATGCACTTCACCCGGCTGTCGAGCTACCAGACCGGCGAAGTCCCGGTGATCGTGCGCGGCGACGGCGTCTACATCTACGACGCCCACGGCAAGCGGTATCTGGACGGTCTCGCGGGACTGTTCGTCAACCAACTCGGTCACGGGCGGACGGAGCTCGCCGAGGCGGCGGCCAAGCAGGCGTCGGAGCTGGCGTTCTTCCCGCTCTGGTCGTACGCACATCCGAAGTCGATCGAGCTGGCCGAGCGGGTCGCGTCGTACGCGCCCGGCGATCTGAACCGGGTGTTCTTCACCAGCGGCGGCGGCGAAGCGGTCGAGTCGGCGTGGAAGCTGGCCAAGCAGTACTTCAAGCTCACCGGCAAACCGGGCAAGCACAAGGTGATCAGCCGCGCGATCGCGTACCACGGTACGACGCAGGGGGCGCTGTCGATCACCGGACTGCCGGAGCTCAAGGAGCCGTTCGAGCCCCTCGTGCCGAGCACCTTCCGGGTGCCGAACACGAACATCTACCGCGCCCCGATCCACGGAGACGACCCGGTCGCGTTCGGCCGCTGGGCCGCCGACCAGATCGCGGTCGCGATCGAGAACGAAGGCGCGTCGACTGTCGCCGCCGTCTTCCTGGAACCGGTGCAGAACGCCGGTGGCTGCTTCCCGCCGCCACCGGGGTACTTCGAACGCGTCCGCGAGATCTGCGACGAGTACGACGTACTGCTCGTCAGCGACGAGGTGATCTGCGCCTTCGGCCGGCTGGGATACATGTTCGGAGCCGAGCGGTTCGGATACCAGCCGGACATCATCACCTGCGCGAAGGGCATCACGTCGGGCTACTCGCCGCTCGGCGCGATGATCGCGACGGACCGGCTGATCGAGCCGTTCCTGCACGGGGACACCACATTCGCCCATGGCTACACCTTCGGTGGCCATCCCGTTTCAGCCGCGGTCGCCGTCGCCAACCTGGACATCTTCGAGCGCGAAGGCATCAACGAGCACGTCCGGAGCCGGGAGGGGGATTTCCGGGCGACCCTCGAGAAGCTGCTCGACCTGCCCATGGTCGGCGACGTCCGCGGCGCGGGCTACTTCTACGGAATCGAACTCGTCAAGGACAAGACCACCAAGGAAACCTTCAACGACGAGGAGTCCGAACGCCTCCTCCGAGGCTTCCTCTCCAAAGCCCTCTTCGACGCCGGCCTCTACTGCCGGGCCGACGACCGCGGCGACCCCGTCATCCAACTCTCCCCACCCCTGATCTGCGACCAACCCCACTTCGACGAAATAGAATCCATCCTCAGATCAGTCCTGAAAGAAGCCGAATCCCAGCTGTGA